A segment of the Rhizobium leguminosarum bv. trifolii WSM1325 genome:
GCTCAAGATCATCGCTGAGAAGAAGAAGGCGCTGAAGCCGAAAAAGGCGGCGAAGGGGAAGGCGGCCGAGTCCGCTCCGAAGTCCAATGTGGTCAGCATCATGGACGCGCTCCGCAAGAGCGTCGAGGCAGATCTCAAAGGTAGGAAGTCAGGGTAGTCACATGCACTTGCTGGAAACGAAGATTGTTCACGAGACAACCGGATGGCGGGTAGACTTTGTCGGCGACGACGGGGAAGCGGTGTCGATCAAGGTCGCGGACGGTCATGCTGCAAGCGAAGACGAGGCCATCGAGCGTGCGAAAGAGGTCATGGTTCAGTTGACGCCATATGGCACGCGTGGCGGCGGCCGAAGCATCAACCCGTACGATGCCGCCAGCAATGGAAACTTTGACGACGACGAGCCTTTGCTGGATACCTGGCACTGATCCCGCCCTGAGGAAACCCCCGCCTCTCCGGCAAAAAAGGCCGGGGAACCGCACCGACCTTCCTCATCATCGCCTTCTTGCCAGTGCCAGTACATCCATGGTCAAAAGCATTTCAGCGATGCGGCCTTGCGAGCAAAAAAATCAGTCCTCATGGATCCTGAACAAGGCACCAACCTGACCCTACGGCGTGGTCAGTCTTGGGCCGGCCAGCCGTTCGAAGGTTCGTCGATCTCGTCGCCCGGATCGTCAGTGGGATCCGGGTCGCGGTCGTACACAGCTCTCAAAGAGTCGAGTTCCCGGCGAGTTGTGGTCCCACGCCTCGATCGCACCAAAGAACCTCCCGATCAGCGTTACGCCCCCACGTCCCGAACGTGGTGCTAATGTCACAGCACCCACACGCTCGAAACCTCACCTTCCCCGTCACTATCGCAAACACGGGTGTGACATCTTCGTAACCATTCCCGTCGAAGCGACCGGATGCGCTATGATGAGGCGATTGTTTCGGCAGCCTTGCTGTCGCGCGGCGATTGAAGGCTTTCACTGCGCTCGAACGGCACTAAGATCGAGAGTCGATCTATCTCGCAGCAGATGGCGCGGGGGCATGATCAGTGAGGCAGGCGCGCCAGGACCGCCTGACGCCACATGATTCGCCTGATCCCCCTGCCCCGGCAAGCCGTTCCGCTTGAGTGGTACCCGTGGGCATCCCTCGCCTCACCTGCCCGGCCGCGCCAACGACCTCGCGATATCGACGATGTCGTCGCGCGAGGCGGTCGGGTCGTCCTTGCTCCACGCAACACCGAGCCCGATCCGAAAATCGATGCCTCTGACCGCCTTCAGCTCGAAGGCCCGGTTCGGCAGGCCCTCGGTCCATTCCGGCGCAAAGCCGATGCCAAGCCCGGCCGAGACCAGCGACACCAGCGAATAGGTGTCGTCGCAGCTATAGGCGATGTTGCGGGTCAGATCGTATTCCTCGAACTTCTCGTTGAAGTACCGCTCGGTGTAGGACAGGTTCTTGCGATTGAAGGCGATGATCTTCTCCCCGCGCAGATCGTCGATACCAATCTCCGCCTGCTCCGCCAGTGGGTTGCTCCTCGCCACCGCCAGCAGGTACCGCTCATGGGCGATCGAGGAGAAGCGCAAGGAGCCGATGTTTTCCACCGGCCGGATGAAGCCGAGATTGATCTGGCCGTTTTCCAGGCCGCGGATGATGTCGCCGGTATTGCCGCTTGATATATGGATACGGATATCCGGGTACTTGCGGGCGATCTTTGCCAGAAACGCGGGCAGCACGCCGGCGGTCGCCGGATAGACGGTGCCGATCCTGATCTGCCGGATCGTCTTGCCGGCCACCGCCCTGGTGATCTCGGCGGAAAGATCGACCTCGCTCAGGATCCCGACGCAACGCTCGTGGAAGATCTCCCCTGCCCGCGTCAGTTCCACCCGCCGGGTCGAGCGGATGAACAGCGCGCAGCCGAGCTCCCGCTCCAGCGCCTGCACGTGGTTGGAGAGCGCCGGCTGGGCGATGCGGACCTTGGCGGCCGCCCGACCGAAGTGCAGTTCCTCGGCCACCGCGACGAAGTAGGAGAGCTGGCGTAGTTCCATGAACGAGCTCCGCCGCACGTCGCATTTGTTGCAACGATGCTTCGTAAAAGGTAAGTTGCGCAAGAATAGCAGTCTGAAGTTTTGTTTTCAATACCCAACTTTCTAAAAACGAAAGTTTTATGCTGAAGCACTCGCAATGTCGCGCTGCAAGAGCGCTTTTGGATTGGACCCAAGGGGACCTGGCTGAGCGAACATCGATAAGCGCGGTTTCGATACGCGCCTTTGAAAAAGGTGGAGATATGCGTGAAAGCAATCTTCGCCTTCTGACGCTCACCTTCGAAGCCGCAGGAATCATCTTTCAGGCTGATGGCGAAGTCACCGGAGGAGGAATCGGGGTGCGGCTTCGTTCTTCTATTGATGACGCTTGATATTGAGCCGAGTAAACCTCGTTTATTCGCAACTTAGCTTCCGGAAATCCTTGGTCCAATTTCAATGGTCATAGGTTCGAATCCTGTCGGGTGCGCCATTTGTTCCATCATAAGTCTTTATTTTACCTGCGTTAATCGGCGCCAGGCGGATGGCCGCTCCCTCGCCTCTTCCCCCAATGTGTATAGGAAGTCATTAGACGTTAGCGGACCACCACTAGAGACATCTTGGAACTGGCTTTATCCATCCTCGGAGAAGTTGCTGTCCACTTCATCCCCGTTCAGCTCGGTGTCGCCGCCGTCCTCGTCGTTCTCGTCTTCGATTTCCAGGTCAGCCTGCTCCGAACCCACCGGCATATACCAATGCGTTTGCGTGACATGCTCAGGGGCGCCGAGGCTGGGTTCGTTGTCGTTGTCAGGTTCCAGGTTCTCGTCGCCGTCCATGAAGTCGAGAATGCCGATCAGATCCTCAATACAGGCTTCAATATTCGCACGATGGTTGACTCTGGCGACGATGCCGAGTTTTTCGGCTTCGCTCATTGAGCCAAGTATATGCACCAACCGCGAGATGCGCATGGTCACACCTCCTGACGAGGTGAAACGGCCGGCCGTTCGTCGCCCACGACGAGAACGAACTGAACCTTGTGGTCGATCACATGACGCCATGACAGCCCGGGGTGCAGCTTGGCCATTGCCTCGGTGAGGGCTTTTGCGTGAAAGCTGGCAAGTTGGGCCGGAGTTGCCTCCGCGAAGAAAGCATCCCAGTCGAAAGCCTTCATTTTAGCAGGAGTTGCGGCCGCCGGGATGATGGCGGTCACGGCTCCAAGAAGCGTTCGCCTGCTCAGTTTCGGCAACCCTTCGGCGGCTGCCAGAATCGTTTCGTTCGGCATTATCGTTTCCTCTGCTCAGGTAATTTCTATGTGCATATTAACTACCGACCAGGCGCGCTTAAGCACCTCGCGCCAGTTATGGACCAGCATGGAGAGTTCTCCGATTTTGGATGTGAAAATGCCGCTCGGAGGCGGCTTGGCTTTTTAGCGCGGCAGCGCATCAAATGATGTCAGGGAGGTGGGGTAGCCAAGACTCGACATCTTCGCCCTTCGCCATATTTCCTTAACATCATCAAGGAGGGAAGTATGTTTCGAGCACTAGCCGTTTCTCTATCTGTCAGTGCCACAGCTATCCTGTGCCAGCCGGTTTTTGCAGCTGACATGATCGAGGGTTATCGCCCACCACCGGCTACGCGCCACGTCGTTTACCACCCTAAAAAGGTGTATGTCAGGAAGACCTTTCACGAGTGCGGTCAGCTATTGGTGGAGTACCGCCCGCCGTACCGTCCTCACACGGAGATTGTTACCATCTGCCATCCACGCAAGTATGTCCTTACCCGATACTGACGGCCTGGAAGGCCTACTTCATCGTCTTTTTTTTGTGGGGAGTTAAAATTGCTGTGGACGAAACACGTATGACAGTTCTCCTCGCCGTCGGCATCGGGGGCGCTTTTTTGATAGCCATTCGATACGGTATACACGCCGGCTATTTGACCCCCTGACGGTTAGAGAGAAGCCGCGGCCGCAAAAAACTGATCGATCTGCTGCGACGCGAAGCCCATGGCCGCGAAGCCGGCCGCCATCATTGGGCTGTCCTTGACGAAGGTGCCGCTGTATTCGAAGGCGTCCTGGGTCTCGCCATCCTGCTGCGCCACCCATGCCTTGACCTGGTCGAGGAGGCCGGAGCGCCGAAGCATCAGCCGGAATTGTCGCGCCGATACCGACGACACGATGGGCGGGGCATTCCGAAACGCGACAACTGCCGGATCGTCATCAGACAGAAATTCCTCCGCCCTGCCCTCCTGCAGTTGTTCGAACACGCTATCGATTGCGCCGTCGTCCGATCGAGACACACAAGCCAATATGAAATCCTCCCGCATGGGAAATAGAACCCGTCGTTCCAAACCCAGATACTGCCACCAGCACCTGCCACGTATCGAACCTGCCTGCTGGTGTTCGTCCAGACATCGCCTCCCCCGTCCGCAAAGCCGCTTGCGACCTGCATAGTGCCCACGTTTCCACCCGAGTCATTGCCACCAGCGACAAGCACACCTTTGGCCGGGTCATGGACGAGAGCGGAGTTGGTCGTGGCGCTAGATGAAAACATCAGTCGGATTTTCGCCTCGACTTTCGCACCATTGGTACCGAAATCGCCAAGAGTGCCGAGGTCGTCGAGATGGCGACGTTTGTCGCTTCCCGTATCGAAGCCTTCCGCGAGATTGTTCGCAAGCCGCTCGCCCTGCCCTGCCTGCCGCGCCATCAAAGCTTCAGCAAGCGGCTGCCGGTTATCATGCGGAACACGCGCGGAAGTCGACATCAGCCGCTCACCGGTGAATGCGTCGATATCCGAAACGGCGACGTTCATGCGCCAACGCCTTCATTCGCTCGCGAAGCTCATGATCATCGTCGCGCCTGGTCTCGTAACGGACCGTCATTCGGCAAAAACCAATGGCTTTACACGCCCGCCGTTCGCTCATCTCATGATGGCCCATCAGATGCGCAACAGCTTTCCGCTTGGCCGCGGGCGTCACCACTTCTTTCCCAAAAGGTCTTTCAAGGCAGCATTGTCGAGCATCGCATCCGCCAGAAGCCGCTTCAGCTTCGTGTTCTCGTCCTCAAGCGTCTTCAGCCGCTTGGCCTCGGACACCTCCATGCCGCCGTACTTGGCCTTCCATTTATAGATGCTGGCATCGCTGACGCCATGCTTGCGGCAAAGCTCCGAGACCGGCTTGCCTGCCTCGTGCTCCTTCAATATGCCGATGATCTGTTTGTCTGTGAAACGATTGCGCTTCATCCTCTGGTCCTCTCAATGGGCCAGAGCTTACTTCAAAATGGATTATTTCAACGGGGCAAGGTCAGGTGAATTACTATCCCAGCCGTTATACTAAATGCCCTGGTTGCTCCTGTTGGTTTTTGCTGGCGTCCGCATCCTCGTTTCCCAACGTCAGGCAAGCCTCGAAGTGCCTCCTACCAGTTTTTCGCGCCCGGTTTCATAGCCAGGCGACGAAGCTTCCCAAACCTTTGACTACAAACGGTCGCCAGTTCAGGCGGCAACAGCAACGCGAATGCCGGCTTGTTGTCGTCTGCGTGCTATTTTCCTGAAATCTTCAACGGTGTAAATCCGATCTGCATTCGCTGGGGGTTTTCCTGTCTCAGAGTCCGAAGCATTTCCTCGTATTCGCGCTCGACCTCGGGTGTTACGGACGGCCGAACTTCTTCGAGTGCTTTAGCGAAGTTCGCACTTGTCACGATCTCGGCGTCCAGGGACTGACGAAGCGCGATCAGGCCGGCCCTACGTGTCAAGTCTTCCAGATCAGCGCCAGTAAAGCGTTCAGTCTTCGCCGCAAGGTCATCCAGGTCCACGTCAGCGGCGAGAGGCATCTTCTTGGTGTGAATTCCAAGGATTTTCAATCTCGCCTTGGTATCAGGCACGGGCACATACACAAGCTCATCGAACCGGCCTGGCCGCAGCAGGGCTGGATCCAATAGGTTGGGACGGTTGGTGGCGGCCATGACCACGACCCCCTGCATGTCTTCCAAGCCGTCCATTTCCGCCAATAGCGTATTCACCACACGCTCTGTGACCGCAGGCTCTCCGAGGCCACCTCCTCTTGCAGGGGCTAGGGAATCGATCTCGTCAATGAAAATTACCGTCGGAGCGACCTGACGTGCTCGTTCGAAGAGGCGCGACACCTGCTGCTCGGACTCGCCGTACCACTTTGACAGCAAATCCGAGGATTTGGTCGCGACAAAATTTGCCTCGGCCTCGCGGGCAACCGCCTTTGCGAGCAGCGTCTTGCCCGTGCCCGGAGGACCAAACAGCAGAAAGCCCTTGGCGGGTCGAATACCCATCCGTTTGAATGACTGTGGGGCGCGGAGGGGAAGCTCCACCCCTTCCCGCAACTTCATTTGTGCGTCATCTAGACCGCCGACATCCTCCCAGCGCACATTGGGTGCCTGGATCATGATCTCGCGCAACGCAGACGGCTGAATTCGCTTCATTGCAGACATGAAGTCGTCGTGCGAGACGATAAGCTTTTCAAGGATCTCAGGCGGGATGCCTTCCTTGAGATTTATATCGGGCAAGACCCGCCGTAGGGCATCCATTGCGGCCTCTCGCACGAGAGCACCGAGATCTGCGCCGACGAAACCATATGTCGTCCGTGCTATTTCATCAAGATCCGCATCTTCGGTGAGCGGCATGCCGCGTGTGTGGATTGCGAGGACTTCCCTCCTGCCATTTTGGTCCGGCACACCGATGACGATTTCCCGGTCGAAGCGACCCGGCCTGCGTAGAGCCTCGTCAATGGCGTCGCGCCGGTTCGTTGCACCAATGACAACGATATTCTGACGCGGTTCCAGGCCGTCCATCAACGTCAGCAATTGCGCAACGATCCGTCGCTCGACCTCTCCTGTGACCTGTTCCCTCTTCGGAGCAATGGAGTCGATTTCGTCGATAAAGATGATTGATGGTGCGTTTTGTGATGCTTCCTGAAAGACCTGCCGAAGACGTTCTTCGGATTCCCCGTATTTGCTCCCCATAATCTCAGGACCGGCGATGTGAAAGAAATTCGCCTCAGTTTCATTGGCGACCGCGCGAGCGAGCAGCGTCTTTCCGGTGCCGGGCGGCCCGTAAAGCAGGACACCCTTCGGCGGATCGATGCCAAGGCGTTGAAAGAGCTCGGGGTGGCGCAATGGAAGCTCCACCATCTCGCGGACTTGCTCAACCGAGGAGCCTAGCCCGCCAATATCGTCGTATGTTACATCCGCCCGCCGCGCCTCCTTGGGCTCCTCGTACTGTGGTCGCAGTTCCACAACGGTCTGCTCGTTGACTTGCACAACGCCGCGGGGATGTGTCGAGACAACCACCAGTCGGATTTCCTGGAGGCCATAGGCCTGAAGCATTCGGGGATCTCGGCTCCTCTGCTGGACCGAGGTCGAGACCACATCCCCCGCGACCATCGGCTGACGCAAAAAGACGCGCTGCAGAGCATCGCCCGATCCTTGAAGCACAAGGTTCTTCTGAGCTGGTGCCAGTACAATCCTCGCGGCTGGTCGGGCCTCAGCTTTTCGAACTTCAATGTGGTCTCCACTCGTGGCACCAGCGTTCACCCGCTGGAGACCGTCGAGACGGATGATGTTCAGTCCCTCGTCTTCGGGGTATGGTCGCACGGCCACAGCAGCCGTGTGACGCTTGCCAACCAACTCGATTAATTCCCCTTCGTTCACTCCGATTTTGTTCATCGCTGCCGCTGAGAGCCTGGCTATCCCCGTTCCCGCATCTTGGGGCCGAGTATTTGCAACTTGTAGAGTGAGATCGTCGGAAACAGACATTTGGGGTCCAATCAGCGTTTGATATCCAAGCCAAACCTAGTGCACGGAAAAGAAAGGCAAGCCTTTAAGCCACGGTCGTCAGGAACGGACACAACGAGAAGACCTTCCGATGAAAATCAGCTGTTTGTGAAGGGAGAGGAACTACTTCTTGCCCGAAACGGCTCATGAATAAGGTTGCCACAGCGGCTTTAGGAGATTGGTGCATGCACCTGTCACGATGGAACGGGAATGTTGATCATCGCCCTGAAGATTACCAGGGCCGACCACGCGAAGCATCTTCGGACCTGCCAGGTCAGCTCGAACCCGTTCACGCAGGAGTTCGTCTGGGTCTCCGACTTCGCGAATGGTGGTGCTTGGGTCGTATCATCCCAGCCCGAAGATCCATGCGGTGTCGTCCAACTCTCTCGTATCGAGAAGGACCGGTCCGATACCTCGGGCATGCTATGGCGGTACATCGCTCGGAAAGCGGCGACCAATCCATCCGGTACCGTGTTGCCTGGAATGATCTGCTCGGCAATCGACCAGGGGGATTACGACTGGATGAAGACGCGGTCGGATCACATGCAGTGCGAATTCGTCGAGTTCAGCCCGATCTGAATTGGCCTGTCAATGCACTGAGCTCGAAGATGGCGCGTTTACGCGCGTGGCGGCAAGCCCGACGTAAGTGCCGATCAGAACGGTCGCCATCTCCTCTACCGAGCGACAGTCCTTGTTGTAGAGCTCGATGGCGGCATCACGCAAGAACAAGAAGGCTGGATGACATGCATCTGGCGGATACGAGGATCGAGCACGAAGCTGGCGGTTGGAAGATCGATTTCATCGGAGATGACGGCGACGCCGTCTCTGACAAGGTCGTCGACGAACACGCAGTCAGCGCTGATGAAGCCCTTGAAAGAGCGAAGGCCGTGATGGTGCAGTTGACCGCATACGGAACCGGAGGTGGGGGCCGTAGCTTCAACACTCATGCGAAGCCGTCAGCAACGGCAATTTCGACGACGACGAACCGCTTCTGGACACCCGGCATTAGCTGGCGAAGGCTTCTCCCCTCCGATCCGACGCAGAACGGAAATCTTGTCGCGTTGCTCTAGCGGCACGTGATACCCCACTCAACTTAATGAGATTATTCGCCACAGCCGGAATCGTAAAAGGCTAGATAGTCCCGTTTGCCGGAAACGACTCCAGAGTTCTCGAAACAAAAGCGTTTCGGCAAGATGCGAAAAAGGTAGCGTTTCCCACAAACATCCGGGATGGCAATCGAGTAGCGGCGCGTTTCACTCGTTGCTGGAGCATCGGTCCATCTGCGGTGCCCCTCAAACGACACGTTGCGTATCAACAGGTAATTTTCTGCTGTGCGACTGACAACTACGCCAGGGCCTAAAGCAATGGCGGATTTGGATTCGTCCACGCCCGGGTAGTCGCTGATGTCGGGCGAAACTCTCGAAGACGGTATGTCTTCCAGCTTCAGCGCCACGTCGAACCGTACATCGTCCCTTTCGGGGACCGCTCCGTATCCGTTCAAATATCTCCAAGTCAGCCTAATTGCGCTATGCTCGTTGCCGTTCACCGTCGGCTGGGAAGCGACAGAGAAGTCGAAGGGTACGAACGTGTCGATGCTCTCGCCTGGTATCGGGCAGCTTGTGAACAGGGGGCGGAAGCCGCAGATATCGCCGCCGCTTCCCCATGCGCATGCACTGAGCTGTTCCCATTCCGAAGCACTTAGTTGCCCCGACCCCTCTGAGAGTCTTCCGCCGTGATTTGGTAACATCCACGGCATGATCCCTCCCTCACCGAACTCGGATGCCCATTTTGTCCGGTGATCTCGGACCATTTGAAGAGCCGCCTTTTCCTGTGCGATCGCTACGGTCTGCCCTATTGTCGGGTCTCTGACCTTGGGGGACATCCCTGTTGCATCCGCGGCGAAACGCCTTCCGGACTCCAGCGTGGTCAGACTATGACAGGCAAAGCACGGGTGACCCTTTATCGCGAAGGCATTCGCGTTTCGCATCGCTCCCCTATGGGCGAAGGCATAGCCCGAGCCGATCACGCGAAACGGCGCGTCAACGTTGGCTACTCTGCCCGGGAAAAAACTTCCGAGACTGAACGCGGTGGTCCGCGCATCATGCCTGTCGCCCGAAAACCCCACTCGTGCCTGTTGCATATGCGGGTCGATGATCGCGGGTTTCTTGTTGTCATGGCAGGATACGCAGTTAACCTCAAACGTCTTGTCGTAAAGCTCTTTTGCCTCCCGCCTTCCCATTTCGTCCTGATACGATTGTCCGCCGGGCGGCGGAAAGCGCTCTGACCAATCGAAGACGCCGCGGTCCTTGCGCCCGTCGATAAAGGCTATCTCGCCTGTTATCTCGTTGTAGCCGATCGCGCTGTAGCGCGAGAAACGCGGATCAGTCTGCGTCCAGTAGGGTTGCGCATGGACTTCGAGATCGTCGGAGGACTTCCTGCAAAGGAACAGCCATTCTACACGGTTCCGTTTTACTCTGGCGATGCGGGAGTTCAGCCCACAGAATGTCACGCCGCCAGCGAGGGAGGGTTTGTCGCACTTGGCCACAGCGCTTGTCCATTTAACTATCTGGCCACCCGCTTCCCGGTGGGCGAACTCAAGCGGGGATCCGGGCTTGGCGACATTTGGTTCCACTCCGACCGAGTTTCCGTCGACCTCGAGGCCGAGTGATCTCGATTGCGGTCCGGCGCAGGCACCGTCGGGTATGGGTCCGAACACGGATCTCGCCTCATCTCCGAACCTGGTCACGGGATCGCTGCCGCCCGTCGCCGGGGCCCAAGAATAGTCACCATTCCACTTGAGCACGAGGTCATCGAAGAGCGCCGCGTCGCCGGGCAACGTCAATCTCGCCGACAATGCTCCCGAGGTGACGGCGAAGACGTTTGTTTGCGACGTATACGCATCCTGGAACCCCAGTCTTACTGAGCCGAATTGGACCGCCAGTCCGATCAACGGAATTGCGAACAGTCGCCCCAAGTGCGTCATGGACGCGGCCTTTTCGAATTAGGTATCAAGGTTCAGCGAGCTCTGATACTAATTCCGTTCTGATCCGTCAGAACGACCAGGGACCCGAACTTCAAGGTGTTGCCAAAAGAGTCCCTGACGATGGTAGCGTAGAGACTCGCCATGTAATCGACTTTTGGTGGCTCCGTACTGGTTGACGGACCCTGGGTGAATACGACAGACGAAATCAGCGCTTCGTACGTTTGATTTGCGGTGTTCTTTCGGATGAGAATGTTGCTGAACAAACGGCGCGCGCGTTTGTCACCTAACCCGGTGAATGACATCCTGAGCAAGTCTTCGAGTGTTTCGTCTTTCCCAGAATCTTTTTCATCGCTCGATCCCGTCTGACACAGCAAATAGGTGGCTCCCGGCTCGAAAAGCTCCCGCACCCCAACCGCATTTTTGTTGTCCATCAGCCATGCGTAATGCGATATGAAATCCTCCACTTCATGCCGTTCGTCTGGGGTCGGGACGGCATAGCTTCTGGATTTTTTGAAGAATTCGTCTCCGTCTCCCGCTATGTCTGCGGGGCATTGCGGAGTTTGGGCGAACGCGCTTACTGAAAAGCCGATACTTGTGGCAAATGCCAAAGTCGCAATTTTAACAAGCGTAGTCATAGGTCCCTCCTTGATGATTACAGGGGGTTCGGACCGTTGGCATAGGCTTTCATCATTTGCGGACCAAACCGAAGCCTCGTCGATAAAGACGTCCTTGTCCGCCGAAGCTGACAATACAGTGAAAATCGTTCGATTGTTGAATATCGCCCTGTGCTATTGTAGCTTCAACTAAAATAATGCGCAAGTTCTAGTAGCAGCCGGCGGTTAAACATTATACGGGGCGGCGATGAGTGATGTCGGGCATTGGCTGGCGGAAATCGGACTAGAGCATCTTGCGGAACAGTTCGCCTATGCCCAAATCGATCTGAACAATCTGCCATTGATCACCGAACATGATTTAATCGAAATGGGCGTGCGCGTGGGTCCGCGACGCACGCTACTTGCCGCGATTGCGGCAATGAAGACGCCCATGGCGAGGGAAGAGAAAAATCCTGTCGAGCGACGTCAGCTGACCATCCTTTTTTGTGACATGGTCGGATCCACGGAATTCGCGGCGCGTCTCGATCCGGAGGATTTCAGTCAGTTAACCCAGCTTTACCTCGCGCGTTGCAGCGCCATTGCCCGTTCCCATGGAGGATACGTAGCAAATTATGTGGGTGATGCGTTTCAAGTTCTGTTTGGCTATCCGACCTCGGAA
Coding sequences within it:
- a CDS encoding transcriptional regulator, LysR family (PFAM: LysR substrate-binding; regulatory protein LysR~KEGG: ppu:PP_4467 LysR family transcriptional regulator) gives rise to the protein MELRQLSYFVAVAEELHFGRAAAKVRIAQPALSNHVQALERELGCALFIRSTRRVELTRAGEIFHERCVGILSEVDLSAEITRAVAGKTIRQIRIGTVYPATAGVLPAFLAKIARKYPDIRIHISSGNTGDIIRGLENGQINLGFIRPVENIGSLRFSSIAHERYLLAVARSNPLAEQAEIGIDDLRGEKIIAFNRKNLSYTERYFNEKFEEYDLTRNIAYSCDDTYSLVSLVSAGLGIGFAPEWTEGLPNRAFELKAVRGIDFRIGLGVAWSKDDPTASRDDIVDIARSLARPGR
- a CDS encoding hypothetical protein (KEGG: ret:RHE_CH01107 hypothetical protein), whose product is MNVAVSDIDAFTGERLMSTSARVPHDNRQPLAEALMARQAGQGERLANNLAEGFDTGSDKRRHLDDLGTLGDFGTNGAKVEAKIRLMFSSSATTNSALVHDPAKGVLVAGGNDSGGNVGTMQVASGFADGGGDVWTNTSRQVRYVAGAGGSIWVWNDGFYFPCGRISYWLVCLDRTTAQSIACSNNCRRAGRRNFCLMTIRQLSRFGMPRPSCRRYRRDNSG
- a CDS encoding hypothetical protein (KEGG: rec:RHECIAT_CH0003325 hypothetical protein); the encoded protein is MHLLETKIVHETTGWRVDFVGDDGEAVSIKVADGHAASEDEAIERAKEVMVQLTPYGTRGGGRSINPYDAASNGNFDDDEPLLDTWH
- a CDS encoding transposase IS3/IS911 family protein (PFAM: transposase IS3/IS911 family protein~KEGG: oan:Oant_4528 transposase IS3/IS911 family protein) is translated as MKRNRFTDKQIIGILKEHEAGKPVSELCRKHGVSDASIYKWKAKYGGMEVSEAKRLKTLEDENTKLKRLLADAMLDNAALKDLLGKKW
- a CDS encoding conserved hypothetical protein (KEGG: mno:Mnod_0562 hypothetical protein), whose protein sequence is MRISRLVHILGSMSEAEKLGIVARVNHRANIEACIEDLIGILDFMDGDENLEPDNDNEPSLGAPEHVTQTHWYMPVGSEQADLEIEDENDEDGGDTELNGDEVDSNFSEDG
- a CDS encoding conserved hypothetical protein (KEGG: smd:Smed_5689 hypothetical protein) yields the protein MTHLGRLFAIPLIGLAVQFGSVRLGFQDAYTSQTNVFAVTSGALSARLTLPGDAALFDDLVLKWNGDYSWAPATGGSDPVTRFGDEARSVFGPIPDGACAGPQSRSLGLEVDGNSVGVEPNVAKPGSPLEFAHREAGGQIVKWTSAVAKCDKPSLAGGVTFCGLNSRIARVKRNRVEWLFLCRKSSDDLEVHAQPYWTQTDPRFSRYSAIGYNEITGEIAFIDGRKDRGVFDWSERFPPPGGQSYQDEMGRREAKELYDKTFEVNCVSCHDNKKPAIIDPHMQQARVGFSGDRHDARTTAFSLGSFFPGRVANVDAPFRVIGSGYAFAHRGAMRNANAFAIKGHPCFACHSLTTLESGRRFAADATGMSPKVRDPTIGQTVAIAQEKAALQMVRDHRTKWASEFGEGGIMPWMLPNHGGRLSEGSGQLSASEWEQLSACAWGSGGDICGFRPLFTSCPIPGESIDTFVPFDFSVASQPTVNGNEHSAIRLTWRYLNGYGAVPERDDVRFDVALKLEDIPSSRVSPDISDYPGVDESKSAIALGPGVVVSRTAENYLLIRNVSFEGHRRWTDAPATSETRRYSIAIPDVCGKRYLFRILPKRFCFENSGVVSGKRDYLAFYDSGCGE
- a CDS encoding conserved hypothetical protein (KEGG: bbr:BB1712 hypothetical protein), whose amino-acid sequence is MLRRSGLLDQVKAWVAQQDGETQDAFEYSGTFVKDSPMMAAGFAAMGFASQQIDQFFAAAASL
- a CDS encoding conserved hypothetical protein (KEGG: rec:RHECIAT_PB0000068 hypothetical protein); translated protein: MFLRDAAIELYNKDCRSVEEMATVLIGTYVGLAATRVNAPSSSSVH
- a CDS encoding AAA family ATPase, CDC48 subfamily (KEGG: mno:Mnod_7561 AAA family ATPase, CDC48 subfamily~TIGRFAM: AAA family ATPase, CDC48 subfamily~PFAM: AAA ATPase central domain protein; cell division protein 48 CDC48 domain 2; ATPase associated with various cellular activities AAA_5~SMART: AAA ATPase), which gives rise to MVGKRHTAAVAVRPYPEDEGLNIIRLDGLQRVNAGATSGDHIEVRKAEARPAARIVLAPAQKNLVLQGSGDALQRVFLRQPMVAGDVVSTSVQQRSRDPRMLQAYGLQEIRLVVVSTHPRGVVQVNEQTVVELRPQYEEPKEARRADVTYDDIGGLGSSVEQVREMVELPLRHPELFQRLGIDPPKGVLLYGPPGTGKTLLARAVANETEANFFHIAGPEIMGSKYGESEERLRQVFQEASQNAPSIIFIDEIDSIAPKREQVTGEVERRIVAQLLTLMDGLEPRQNIVVIGATNRRDAIDEALRRPGRFDREIVIGVPDQNGRREVLAIHTRGMPLTEDADLDEIARTTYGFVGADLGALVREAAMDALRRVLPDINLKEGIPPEILEKLIVSHDDFMSAMKRIQPSALREIMIQAPNVRWEDVGGLDDAQMKLREGVELPLRAPQSFKRMGIRPAKGFLLFGPPGTGKTLLAKAVAREAEANFVATKSSDLLSKWYGESEQQVSRLFERARQVAPTVIFIDEIDSLAPARGGGLGEPAVTERVVNTLLAEMDGLEDMQGVVVMAATNRPNLLDPALLRPGRFDELVYVPVPDTKARLKILGIHTKKMPLAADVDLDDLAAKTERFTGADLEDLTRRAGLIALRQSLDAEIVTSANFAKALEEVRPSVTPEVEREYEEMLRTLRQENPQRMQIGFTPLKISGK
- a CDS encoding hypothetical protein (KEGG: rec:RHECIAT_CH0003325 hypothetical protein), yielding MHLADTRIEHEAGGWKIDFIGDDGDAVSDKVVDEHAVSADEALERAKAVMVQLTAYGTGGGGRSFNTHAKPSATAISTTTNRFWTPGISWRRLLPSDPTQNGNLVALL